The Alicyclobacillus macrosporangiidus CPP55 genome segment CTCGACGCTGCCAGTATATGCGAGCGCCCAACGCGTGCCCTCCGGCTCGAAAAATTGGGCATGGAAAAGGCCGCCTCCGCTGCTCCGCGGAAAGCGGCCCCGCCGTCGTCCCCAAAGGAAGCTCGGCACCCAGTTCGGGTACCTACACCTGGAACCGTCCAACCAAGTCCTGCAACTCCTGCGCCAGACGAGCCAGCTCCTGGGCGGAGGCGGCGATCTCCTCCACCGTCGCCAAGCTCTCCTCGGTGCTCGCGGCATTCTCCTGCGATCCCGCCGCCACCTGCTCCATGTACGTCCACACGGACTGGACCGCCTCCAGCGTCTGTTGGGTGAGGCGCGTCTGTTCACGGACCTGCTCCAGAATGGCTTCGGTCGCCGGCGCCACGGTGTCGACGGAGCGGGCGATTTCGTCAAACGCCTGCCTGGTCCGCTCCGTGACCTGCACCCCGCGCGCGATCGCCGAGACCCCGTCGCGCATCGACTGCGCCACCTGTTCCGTCAGCGCCTGGTTTTCCTTGATGATCTGTTCGATCTCGCGCGTCGCGTCGCGGCTCTGTTCCGCCAGCTTGCGCACCTCCTGGGCGACGACCGCGAACCCGCGCCCGGCCTCCCCGGCACGTGCTGCTTCGATGGCGGCGTTGAGCGCAAGAAGATTGGTCTGGTCCGCGATCCCGCGGATGGTGCCCGAGATCTTCGAGATCCGCTGGGCGGACTCGGCCAGTTGCGCAATCTGGCCCTGCGTCGACTCCGCCGCTTGGTGCACCGCCGACATGGTCGAGCGCGCCTCCTGCACCGACGCCCGGCCTCGATCGGTGGCCGCGACGACGACGCCCATCGCCTCCGCGACCTGATCGGCCTGCTCGGCCACCTGGTCCGTGTGCGCCTTGACGTCCGACAGGGCATCCCGCATGTGACCCAGCGCCTGCGTCGCCCGGTCGGAGATGGATGCGAACTCGCTCGCCGTCTCCGCGATCCCGCTGACCGCCCGCGCCGTCTCGTCCGTCGAAGCCGTCAACTGCTCGGCGCTGGCGGCCACCGATTCCGACGCCCCAGCCACGCGGCGCACCAGTCCGCCGATGCTCTCGAGCAGACGGTTCGTGGTCTCCGCCAGCTGCTGGACCTCGTCCCGGCTATGTACCCCCTCAATCCGCCGCCGCAGGTCTCCGCCTGCGGACGCGATGTCTTCCAAGATGCCGATGACGCGCCGCAGGTTGCGCGGCGTGCTGAGCGAAACCCCCGTGCCGAGCAGCACCGCCACGACCACCGCCAACACCGTGATCACGATGATGAGAATCTGCGTCTCCGTCACCATCCGGTGCAGATCCGCAGCCCGCTGGGCGGCGTTGTTCTGGTTGCGGACGATGAGGTTGTTGAGGTTGTCGCGGATGTC includes the following:
- a CDS encoding methyl-accepting chemotaxis protein, coding for MQEQQKWEDPGTGGGAGTIPRETGRGGFSTRLRRRLPEFISIKWKVGGAFVTVLVLLMALGIVSLARLSALQGEVETLANHDLQVVQKASQLMSDVEDMDTGMLSYLATGNDTLLNQTYVAAKQRYPQDVKALRDLLAANTTSRSYLEKAAPVIDDWVKIADQLIDMRRTGHGEQANNAMASGNSRPMVQDIRDNLNNLIVRNQNNAAQRAADLHRMVTETQILIIVITVLAVVVAVLLGTGVSLSTPRNLRRVIGILEDIASAGGDLRRRIEGVHSRDEVQQLAETTNRLLESIGGLVRRVAGASESVAASAEQLTASTDETARAVSGIAETASEFASISDRATQALGHMRDALSDVKAHTDQVAEQADQVAEAMGVVVAATDRGRASVQEARSTMSAVHQAAESTQGQIAQLAESAQRISKISGTIRGIADQTNLLALNAAIEAARAGEAGRGFAVVAQEVRKLAEQSRDATREIEQIIKENQALTEQVAQSMRDGVSAIARGVQVTERTRQAFDEIARSVDTVAPATEAILEQVREQTRLTQQTLEAVQSVWTYMEQVAAGSQENAASTEESLATVEEIAASAQELARLAQELQDLVGRFQV